In a genomic window of Halobiforma lacisalsi AJ5:
- a CDS encoding thiamine pyrophosphate-binding protein: MQVNEAVIDCLVDNGIDTLFGIPGKQTLPLNESIGERDDIEFVMARHETAVSHQAWGYAETSGEMAATVVIPGPGDMNAMNGLKNAKNDCTPMLHLAVETEPEIRGGDGIHETPPDTYDNVVKENVTVETPHSTVAELERAIEVARTPPKGPVRVGIPKNFLPMDVPLAASGESEGPANAPGDVPADDLAAAADLLADAATPIIVAGGGVRSAEAADELRAVAERLEAPVITTYKGKGVFPDDHELAAGTLCGGTGTAVKECIAEADAALGVGTDFDAVTTKNWSIEIPEDLVHVTLEASDVGTGYEPTVGIVADAAKTLAALEDELADPDREIANEAGLERARQARTGTRDRIAALREGDEPPLTTVSALEALRETIPRDAVVTADAGGFRLWTLVAFEAYDPRDYVNPGSWATMGTGVPSAIGAAVANPDQDVVALTGDGGLMMCVHELHTIAEEDVDVTVVVLNNSDYAIISEEAERSYRMDPGEYGWTDVPIDFVAVADGMGLETMRAETPDGIATTVGEALERDGPTLVEVPTDPLEPQASVWMNADE, encoded by the coding sequence ATGCAGGTAAACGAGGCCGTCATCGACTGCCTGGTGGACAACGGCATCGACACGCTGTTCGGCATCCCCGGAAAGCAGACCCTCCCGTTGAACGAGTCCATCGGCGAACGGGACGACATCGAGTTCGTGATGGCCCGCCACGAGACCGCGGTCTCTCACCAGGCGTGGGGCTACGCCGAGACGAGCGGCGAGATGGCTGCGACGGTCGTCATCCCCGGCCCCGGAGACATGAACGCGATGAACGGCCTGAAGAACGCGAAAAACGACTGCACGCCGATGCTCCATCTCGCCGTCGAGACCGAACCCGAGATCCGGGGCGGCGACGGCATCCACGAGACGCCGCCCGACACCTACGACAACGTCGTCAAGGAGAACGTCACGGTCGAGACGCCCCACAGCACGGTCGCGGAACTCGAGCGAGCGATCGAGGTCGCTCGCACGCCGCCGAAGGGGCCGGTCCGGGTCGGCATTCCGAAGAACTTCCTCCCGATGGACGTGCCGCTGGCCGCCTCCGGCGAGAGCGAGGGACCCGCGAACGCGCCCGGGGACGTCCCCGCGGACGACCTCGCTGCGGCGGCCGACCTCCTCGCCGACGCGGCCACACCGATTATCGTCGCCGGCGGCGGAGTGCGGTCGGCCGAGGCCGCGGACGAACTCCGGGCCGTCGCGGAACGTCTCGAGGCGCCCGTTATCACGACCTACAAGGGGAAGGGTGTCTTCCCCGACGACCACGAACTGGCCGCGGGCACGCTCTGTGGCGGCACGGGCACGGCCGTCAAGGAGTGCATCGCCGAGGCGGACGCGGCACTGGGCGTCGGCACCGACTTCGACGCGGTGACGACCAAGAACTGGTCGATCGAGATCCCCGAGGACCTCGTTCACGTCACGCTCGAGGCGTCCGACGTCGGCACCGGCTACGAGCCGACGGTCGGGATCGTCGCCGACGCCGCGAAGACGCTGGCGGCGCTCGAGGACGAACTCGCCGACCCCGACCGCGAGATCGCGAACGAGGCAGGGCTCGAGCGCGCCCGGCAGGCACGAACGGGAACCCGAGACCGGATCGCGGCCCTGCGCGAGGGCGACGAACCGCCGCTTACCACCGTCAGCGCGCTCGAGGCGCTCCGGGAGACGATCCCGCGGGACGCCGTCGTGACGGCTGACGCGGGCGGCTTTCGCCTGTGGACGCTGGTCGCGTTCGAGGCGTACGACCCCCGGGACTACGTCAATCCCGGCTCGTGGGCGACGATGGGGACCGGCGTCCCGTCGGCGATCGGGGCGGCCGTCGCGAACCCCGACCAGGACGTCGTCGCGCTCACCGGCGACGGCGGGCTAATGATGTGTGTTCACGAACTGCATACGATCGCCGAGGAAGACGTAGACGTCACCGTAGTCGTCCTCAACAACAGCGACTACGCGATCATCAGCGAGGAGGCCGAGCGCAGCTACCGGATGGACCCCGGCGAGTACGGCTGGACGGACGTGCCGATCGACTTCGTCGCCGTCGCCGACGGGATGGGTCTCGAGACGATGCGCGCGGAGACCCCCGACGGGATCGCCACGACGGTCGGCGAAGCCCTCGAGCGCGACGGGCCGACGCTGGTGGAGGTGCCGACGGATCCCCTCGAGCCCCAGGCGAGCGTCTGGATGAACGCGGACGAGTGA
- a CDS encoding IclR family transcriptional regulator produces the protein MGPNSGSDEGPGSDSNAGSGIKATETTFAIVDALADRGRARLTEIADAVDVANSTASDHLRTLRDHGYVVAEEDGYRLSLKFMDTGERAKRHYRDLLEAADPVLEQLVAETGETVNLVAEENGRGVYVDRRVGERGVPTDSWVGRGKPLHTISAGKAILAELPGERRAELLEGGLAAVSDRTTTSRDDLEDELAAVREEGVAFNDRESHERIRAVGAPIVLEGDVYGAVSVAGPAKRLTGSYFREEIPDLLLGAVNEIELKLAYR, from the coding sequence ATGGGACCGAACAGCGGGTCGGACGAGGGACCAGGGTCCGACTCGAACGCCGGATCGGGCATCAAGGCCACCGAGACCACCTTCGCCATCGTCGACGCCCTCGCCGACCGCGGGCGGGCGCGCCTGACCGAGATCGCCGACGCCGTCGACGTCGCCAACAGCACGGCTTCGGACCATCTCCGGACACTGCGCGACCACGGCTACGTCGTCGCCGAGGAGGACGGCTACCGGCTCAGCCTCAAATTCATGGACACGGGCGAGCGGGCGAAACGGCACTACCGCGACCTGCTCGAGGCCGCGGATCCCGTCCTCGAGCAACTCGTCGCGGAGACGGGCGAGACGGTCAACCTCGTGGCCGAGGAGAACGGCCGCGGAGTCTACGTGGACCGACGCGTGGGCGAACGCGGCGTCCCGACGGACTCCTGGGTCGGCAGAGGGAAGCCGTTACACACGATTTCGGCTGGCAAGGCCATCCTTGCGGAACTTCCCGGGGAACGGCGCGCGGAACTTCTCGAGGGCGGCCTCGCTGCCGTCTCCGATCGGACGACCACGTCGCGGGACGACCTCGAGGACGAACTCGCCGCGGTCCGCGAGGAGGGCGTCGCGTTCAACGACCGGGAGTCCCACGAGCGGATCCGCGCCGTCGGGGCGCCGATCGTCCTCGAGGGCGACGTCTACGGGGCCGTCTCCGTCGCGGGACCGGCGAAGCGGCTCACCGGCTCCTACTTCCGGGAGGAGATCCCGGACCTGCTGTTGGGGGCGGTCAACGAAATCGAACTCAAACTCGCCTACCGGTGA
- a CDS encoding MFS transporter: MSTEQSGGMNDNDRSITGFVMISHAVVHTYELSIPILMVIWLTEFDVTTAVLGTAVAIGYGLFGLGALPAGVLADKFGSRELVLACLAGMGGSFLLLGAAQGIVTITIALCLWGVAASIYHPAGLSLISTGVEQRGTGFAYHGMAGNFGIAFGPLITAVLLLFFDWRLVTGLLVLPAVIAIAYAVTASFDETAAVRADGGADADAGDGDGGPTSLAGFIEDTRTLFTFGFTIAIFIVMMNGLFYRGTLTFLPDVLSGFMPDVADQLQLFDPDSPMAEEFDPASYLYAGLLMVGMAGQFVGGKLTDRIPTETGLVAIFGSLAVVALLFVPAAEAGLASLLVVSVLLGFFLFALQPMYQATIAEYSPPGDRGLSYGYTYLGTFGIGAAGAAITGYLLEITSIAGTFAGLAAFPAVGAVLAVVLYRYGERP; encoded by the coding sequence ATGAGCACGGAGCAGTCGGGCGGGATGAACGACAACGACAGATCCATCACGGGATTCGTGATGATCTCTCACGCCGTCGTCCACACCTACGAGCTCTCTATTCCGATCCTGATGGTGATCTGGCTGACCGAGTTCGACGTGACGACAGCGGTGCTCGGCACTGCGGTCGCGATCGGATACGGGCTGTTCGGCCTCGGGGCCTTGCCTGCAGGTGTCCTCGCCGACAAGTTCGGCTCTCGAGAACTCGTCCTGGCCTGTCTCGCCGGTATGGGCGGCTCCTTCCTCCTGTTGGGTGCCGCACAGGGAATCGTGACGATCACGATCGCGCTCTGTCTCTGGGGCGTCGCCGCCAGCATCTACCACCCCGCGGGCCTCTCGCTGATCTCGACCGGCGTCGAGCAGCGCGGCACCGGCTTCGCCTATCACGGGATGGCCGGCAACTTCGGCATCGCGTTCGGGCCGCTGATCACCGCCGTCCTCCTGCTTTTCTTCGACTGGCGGCTCGTCACGGGCCTGCTCGTCCTGCCGGCGGTGATCGCGATTGCGTACGCGGTCACCGCGAGTTTCGACGAGACCGCGGCCGTCCGTGCCGACGGGGGTGCGGACGCCGACGCCGGGGACGGGGACGGGGGCCCGACCTCGCTGGCCGGCTTCATCGAGGACACCCGCACGCTGTTTACCTTCGGCTTCACGATCGCGATCTTCATCGTGATGATGAACGGGCTGTTCTACCGGGGCACGCTGACTTTCCTGCCGGACGTACTGAGCGGCTTCATGCCGGACGTCGCCGATCAGCTCCAGCTATTCGACCCCGACAGTCCGATGGCCGAGGAGTTCGATCCCGCGTCGTACCTCTACGCCGGCCTGCTGATGGTCGGGATGGCCGGCCAGTTCGTCGGCGGGAAGCTGACCGACCGGATCCCGACGGAGACCGGCCTCGTGGCGATCTTCGGATCGCTGGCCGTCGTGGCCCTCCTCTTCGTCCCCGCGGCCGAAGCCGGGCTGGCCTCGCTGCTCGTCGTCAGCGTGCTGCTCGGGTTCTTCCTCTTTGCCCTGCAGCCGATGTACCAGGCGACGATCGCCGAGTACAGCCCGCCGGGTGACCGGGGGCTCTCCTACGGCTACACCTACCTCGGGACCTTCGGCATCGGCGCCGCCGGCGCGGCGATCACCGGTTACCTCCTCGAGATCACGTCGATCGCGGGAACGTTTGCCGGACTTGCGGCGTTCCCGGCAGTCGGCGCCGTGCTGGCGGTCGTGCTGTACCGGTACGGCGAACGACCCTGA